The following coding sequences lie in one Flavobacteriales bacterium genomic window:
- a CDS encoding helix-turn-helix transcriptional regulator: protein MAIVVNLDVMMAKRKISLNELSEKVELTLSNLSILKTGKAKAIRFSTLEAICKALDCQPADILEYVDDTES, encoded by the coding sequence ATGGCAATTGTAGTAAACCTCGATGTAATGATGGCGAAACGGAAAATTTCGCTCAACGAACTTTCCGAAAAAGTGGAGTTAACCTTGTCTAACCTGTCTATTTTAAAAACTGGAAAGGCAAAAGCCATCCGTTTTAGCACCTTAGAAGCCATTTGCAAAGCCTTAGATTGTCAGCCTGCCGATATTTTAGAGTATGTCGATGATACAGAAAGTTAA
- a CDS encoding DUF2975 domain-containing protein: MSKTNNFVFTVIQIVAWIIFVGLCIEAGAMLVNFVFSLFNPEFVHKLYQKLDLSEMYNRSKWAFYSTYSFILIIALLKAVLFYVVIKLVTKINLSKPFSSFVANQISQISYYTFSIGLLSIIALQTTKNLQHHGYEIDQVSEYWADGEAFILMAAIVYVIATIFKKGVELQNENDLTV, encoded by the coding sequence ATGTCAAAAACAAACAACTTCGTATTTACAGTAATTCAAATTGTTGCTTGGATCATCTTTGTGGGCTTATGTATAGAAGCCGGAGCCATGTTAGTTAACTTTGTTTTCAGTTTGTTCAATCCTGAGTTTGTGCACAAGCTGTATCAAAAATTAGATTTAAGCGAAATGTATAATCGTAGCAAATGGGCTTTTTATAGTACGTATAGTTTTATCTTAATCATTGCTTTGTTAAAAGCGGTATTGTTTTATGTGGTTATTAAACTGGTAACTAAAATCAACTTATCAAAACCGTTCAGTAGTTTTGTTGCTAATCAAATCTCACAAATAAGTTACTACACGTTTTCTATTGGTTTATTAAGTATTATTGCTCTGCAAACCACCAAAAACTTGCAACACCATGGTTACGAAATAGACCAAGTAAGCGAGTATTGGGCAGATGGTGAAGCATTTATTTTAATGGCGGCAATTGTTTATGTTATTGCAACCATTTTCAAAAAAGGAGTTGAACTCCAAAACGAAAACGATTTAACTGTTTAA
- a CDS encoding pyruvate carboxylase: MNKKITKLLVANRGEIAIRIFRAATELHIRTVAVYTFEDRYSLHRYKADESYQIGKNDDPLKPYLDIEEILNVAKRVGANAIHPGYGFLSENVHFARRCREEGIKFIGPEPEVMEQLGDKIAAKNIARKANVPVIEGSQIDLSDDNKAFEEAQRIGYPIMIKAASGGGGRGMRVVWNDEQLKKSYNEAKNEAGKAFGDDTIFIEKFIDNPKHIEIQIMADEYGNMVHLFERDCSVQRRFQKVVEVAPCQNLSAEAKKKIYQYAINICKSVNYNNVGTVEFLVDPQENIYFIEVNPRIQVEHTITEEITGIDIVRSQIQIARGYQLSDPQIFLKSQDDVKCNGYAIQCRITTEDPENGFTPDYGTIVAQRTAAGYGIRLDAGSLYTGSKISPFFDSMLVKISASGRTLKGTCQRLERALKEFRIRGVKTNIAFLENVITHPEFQEGNITVKFIENHPELFHFRRKLDRATKSLKYLGEVIVNGNPDVKYVDPNKIFVEPVIPEFDKYAPYPKGTKDMLTEMGRDKFIDWVKTNKSIKYTDTTFRDAHQSLLATRVRTNDMMKVAEGFAKSFPELFSMEMWGGATFDVSMRFLHECPWKRLKMLREAMPNVLTQMLIRSSNAVGYTAYPDNLVERFIEESWKNGLDVFRIFDSLNWYDSMETSIKAVNERTEGIAEACICYTGDILDPDQHKYTLQYYVDFAKRLEDAGAHILGIKDMAGLLKPYSASVLIKELKKSIDIPVHLHTHDTSGLQVATYLQAVEADVDIIDVALSSMSGLTSQPNFNSTVAMFQNHPRAEKINLQKLNEYSNYWENVREYYYPFESGLKATTAQIFDHEIPGGQYSNLRPQARGLGLEDKFETIKDNYKVVNKMFGDIVKVTPSSKVVGDMALFMTSNNLTEQDVMEKGETLSFPESVINFMKGDLGQPTGGFPSKLQQIILKNIKPYTDLPNAHLAPIDFDKEFAAFQLKFDKHCDFLDFLSYKFYPKVFEDYYNHHKEYGNVSYIPTKAFFYGLKNQEEISIEFEPGKTVVVEYLYTSKPDAEAIRTVFFNLNGQTRAVKVKDNKVTSTKVMHQKASSDKEIGAPLQGKLVQINVAVGDTVEKDKPLFALEAMKMESTVTAPFKGTVKKIHLTEGTMIEQNDLVVEFE; the protein is encoded by the coding sequence ATGAACAAAAAAATCACCAAACTTTTAGTCGCCAATAGAGGCGAAATTGCCATCAGAATTTTTAGAGCAGCAACCGAATTACACATTAGAACGGTAGCAGTGTACACTTTTGAAGACCGTTATTCGTTGCACCGATACAAGGCTGACGAATCGTATCAAATTGGCAAAAACGACGACCCTCTAAAACCTTATTTGGACATCGAAGAAATTTTGAACGTGGCTAAACGTGTTGGTGCCAATGCCATTCATCCGGGTTATGGATTTTTATCGGAAAACGTACATTTTGCTCGTCGTTGTAGAGAAGAAGGCATTAAATTTATTGGTCCAGAGCCAGAAGTTATGGAACAGTTGGGCGATAAAATTGCTGCTAAAAACATTGCCAGAAAAGCCAATGTACCTGTAATTGAAGGAAGTCAAATTGATTTATCGGACGACAACAAAGCCTTTGAAGAAGCACAACGTATTGGTTACCCGATTATGATAAAAGCTGCATCTGGCGGTGGTGGTCGTGGTATGCGTGTGGTTTGGAACGATGAACAATTAAAAAAATCGTACAACGAAGCAAAAAATGAAGCAGGAAAAGCCTTTGGTGATGACACCATTTTTATCGAAAAGTTTATCGATAACCCCAAACACATTGAAATACAAATCATGGCCGATGAATACGGCAACATGGTTCATTTGTTTGAAAGAGATTGTTCGGTTCAACGTCGTTTCCAAAAAGTAGTAGAAGTAGCTCCTTGCCAGAATTTATCGGCAGAAGCCAAGAAAAAGATTTACCAATACGCCATAAACATTTGTAAATCGGTAAACTACAACAATGTAGGTACCGTTGAGTTTTTAGTTGACCCACAAGAAAACATTTATTTTATTGAGGTAAACCCTCGAATACAAGTAGAGCACACCATTACCGAAGAAATTACAGGTATTGACATTGTACGTTCTCAAATACAAATTGCAAGAGGCTACCAATTATCCGACCCACAAATTTTCTTGAAAAGCCAAGACGATGTAAAATGCAACGGTTACGCTATACAATGTAGAATTACCACCGAAGACCCCGAAAATGGTTTTACACCCGATTACGGAACCATTGTAGCCCAACGAACGGCTGCTGGTTACGGCATTCGTTTAGATGCCGGTAGTTTGTACACTGGTTCTAAAATCTCTCCGTTTTTCGATTCCATGTTGGTGAAAATTTCGGCATCGGGACGAACCTTAAAAGGAACGTGCCAAAGATTGGAAAGAGCCTTAAAAGAATTTAGAATTAGAGGTGTTAAAACCAACATTGCGTTTTTAGAAAATGTAATTACCCACCCCGAATTTCAAGAGGGAAACATTACGGTTAAGTTTATCGAAAACCACCCTGAATTATTCCATTTTAGAAGAAAATTAGACCGTGCTACCAAGAGCTTAAAATACTTGGGCGAAGTAATTGTAAACGGAAACCCTGATGTAAAATACGTTGACCCCAACAAAATTTTTGTTGAACCTGTAATTCCTGAATTCGACAAGTATGCTCCTTATCCGAAAGGAACAAAAGACATGCTGACCGAAATGGGAAGAGATAAATTTATTGATTGGGTAAAAACCAACAAAAGCATAAAATATACCGATACTACTTTTAGAGATGCTCACCAATCGCTGTTGGCTACACGTGTTAGAACCAACGACATGATGAAAGTTGCCGAAGGTTTTGCCAAAAGTTTCCCCGAACTGTTTTCGATGGAAATGTGGGGCGGAGCAACATTTGATGTGAGCATGCGATTTTTACACGAATGCCCTTGGAAACGATTAAAAATGTTGCGTGAAGCCATGCCAAATGTGTTAACTCAAATGTTAATTCGCAGTTCTAATGCGGTTGGTTATACTGCTTACCCTGATAATTTGGTAGAACGTTTTATTGAAGAATCGTGGAAAAATGGTTTGGACGTGTTCAGGATTTTTGACTCGTTAAACTGGTACGATTCTATGGAAACCAGCATTAAAGCCGTTAACGAGCGTACCGAAGGTATTGCCGAAGCGTGTATTTGTTACACAGGCGATATTTTAGACCCTGACCAACACAAATACACCTTACAGTATTATGTAGATTTTGCTAAACGATTGGAAGATGCTGGAGCACATATTTTAGGCATAAAAGACATGGCTGGTTTGCTAAAACCGTACTCGGCAAGTGTGTTGATTAAAGAATTGAAAAAATCGATTGATATTCCTGTGCATTTACACACGCACGATACTTCTGGCTTACAAGTGGCTACCTATTTACAAGCCGTTGAAGCCGATGTAGATATTATTGATGTTGCATTGAGTTCGATGAGTGGTTTAACCTCGCAACCCAACTTTAACTCTACGGTTGCCATGTTCCAAAACCACCCAAGAGCCGAAAAAATTAACTTGCAAAAGTTAAACGAATACTCCAACTATTGGGAAAACGTAAGAGAATACTACTACCCTTTCGAATCGGGATTAAAAGCTACTACGGCTCAAATTTTCGACCACGAAATACCGGGCGGACAATACTCCAACTTACGCCCACAAGCTAGAGGTTTAGGTTTAGAAGATAAGTTTGAAACCATTAAAGACAATTACAAAGTGGTGAACAAAATGTTTGGCGACATTGTAAAAGTAACTCCTTCATCAAAAGTGGTGGGCGACATGGCGTTGTTTATGACCTCTAACAACCTTACCGAACAAGATGTAATGGAAAAAGGCGAAACTTTGTCGTTTCCCGAATCGGTAATTAATTTTATGAAAGGCGATTTGGGACAACCAACAGGCGGTTTCCCAAGCAAATTGCAACAGATTATACTTAAAAACATTAAACCGTATACCGATTTACCCAACGCTCACCTCGCTCCTATCGATTTTGACAAGGAGTTTGCAGCGTTCCAGTTAAAGTTTGATAAACATTGTGATTTTCTTGATTTCTTGTCGTACAAATTTTACCCAAAAGTGTTTGAAGATTACTACAACCACCACAAAGAATACGGTAATGTTTCGTACATACCAACCAAGGCGTTCTTTTACGGATTAAAAAACCAAGAAGAAATTAGCATAGAGTTTGAGCCGGGAAAAACCGTTGTGGTAGAATATTTATACACCTCAAAACCTGATGCCGAAGCCATACGTACCGTATTTTTTAACTTAAACGGACAAACACGAGCGGTAAAAGTAAAAGACAACAAGGTAACCTCTACAAAAGTAATGCACCAAAAAGCGAGTAGCGACAAAGAAATTGGAGCTCCGCTACAAGGTAAATTGGTGCAAATAAATGTTGCCGTTGGCGATACCGTAGAAAAAGACAAACCTTTGTTTGCTTTAGAAGCCATGAAAATGGAATCGACCGTTACTGCACCATTTAAAGGCACCGTTAAAAAAATACACCTTACCGAAGGCACCATGATAGAACAAAACGATTTGGTGGTAGAGTTTGAATAG
- a CDS encoding endonuclease/exonuclease/phosphatase family protein yields the protein MKIVTWNCNGALRKKFSRLTELRADIYIVQECEDPSQSKDKHYQDWASNYFWKGDSKNKGVAIFAKDNIKLECLEWDSEYKNHYVKHFLPCRINNEFNLLGVWTHQNNSPNFGYIGQFWKYMEVNKAKFDNMIIAGDFNSNTIWDQWDRWWNHSDVVNNLKKQKILSVYHKFNNEEQGKELQPTFYLQRKSEKPYHIDFIFCSEPILKQVTNFEIGEFDKWIEISDHLPLLMEI from the coding sequence GTGAAAATTGTTACTTGGAATTGTAATGGTGCACTAAGAAAGAAGTTTAGCAGACTAACTGAGCTTAGAGCAGATATTTATATAGTTCAAGAATGTGAAGATCCAAGTCAGTCAAAAGACAAACATTATCAAGATTGGGCTTCAAATTATTTTTGGAAAGGTGACTCTAAAAATAAAGGTGTAGCAATATTCGCAAAAGATAATATAAAGCTTGAATGTTTGGAATGGGATAGTGAATATAAGAATCACTATGTCAAACACTTTTTACCATGTAGAATTAATAATGAATTTAATTTGCTTGGTGTATGGACCCATCAAAATAACTCCCCAAATTTTGGTTACATAGGTCAATTTTGGAAATATATGGAAGTAAACAAGGCAAAATTTGACAACATGATTATTGCTGGAGATTTCAATAGCAATACTATTTGGGATCAATGGGATAGATGGTGGAATCATTCTGATGTAGTCAACAATCTAAAAAAACAAAAAATATTAAGTGTCTACCATAAGTTTAATAATGAAGAGCAAGGTAAAGAACTTCAACCAACTTTTTACCTACAACGCAAATCAGAAAAGCCCTATCATATTGATTTTATATTTTGTAGTGAACCAATTTTAAAACAGGTTACAAATTTTGAGATTGGTGAATTTGATAAATGGATTGAAATCAGTGACCACCTCCCTCTCTTAATGGAAATTTAG
- a CDS encoding WG repeat-containing protein: protein MANFLLGANLTKGFEALSIHDYFKAKKIFEKGLKKQTPASAYGLSIIYSLNNNPFYNLDSALFYINKSEESFNLLPDKKRNKLVTYKVDSLSIYTQHQSIDEKAFIVANKINTVESYSYFISKNLGAVQLDDAVSLRNQLAFNHAEQINLSSAYLDFMTTYPDADEFAEAKKRYEKRLFEEYTEINTLDNNLKFINEHPTNPYVNQAHQNIYDISTHNKTIVAFHNFIKTFPENPLVSTAWRMLYNLSTLVHTPENIQKFVDDYPDYPFKNELKEDFLLANTNFYPFQKEGLWGFIDDSLQVVIPSIYQWVSNFHEGVAVVSQNNKFGYINKAGQLVIPFMYDEADVFKNGMAVVAKEEKYGIINRVGEELVPTIYDEIGDVKNQLIAVELDEKFGFIDRLGNLKVGLDFDAVGDFQNGIAYVKKDDLFGIIDTNLYYIVKPKYDWVDLSDSKFIRVTQNDLYGIINAKGDSILPTVYDHISELKNGRALVVKDDLYGYINSIGKTVIPINLEATEGVISWGLFNEKGYARVLSKGKIGLIDSLGQKFLPALFEDVSSISKNLIAVKQKGKWGYCDYQAKLKIPYNFQETNEFVNGLAIVKANGFYGVIDEKGNFVIPATYQDLNRLTITLFTAKQNDLVGIINTKNEVVEPFNYSKIEFTENNKLIRLISDDAIIYKKR, encoded by the coding sequence ATGGCGAACTTTTTATTGGGCGCAAACTTAACCAAAGGTTTTGAAGCTTTATCAATACACGATTATTTTAAAGCCAAAAAAATATTTGAGAAAGGATTAAAAAAACAAACACCAGCATCCGCTTATGGTTTGAGTATAATTTATAGCCTTAACAATAACCCTTTTTACAACTTGGATTCGGCTCTTTTTTACATCAACAAAAGCGAAGAATCATTCAACCTTTTACCAGATAAAAAGAGAAATAAACTAGTTACTTACAAAGTTGATTCGTTATCCATTTATACGCAACACCAATCGATTGACGAAAAAGCTTTTATTGTTGCCAATAAAATAAACACCGTTGAATCATACAGCTACTTTATTTCAAAAAATTTAGGTGCAGTTCAACTTGACGATGCTGTTTCTTTACGTAATCAATTGGCTTTCAATCATGCCGAACAAATAAACCTTTCTTCTGCCTATTTAGATTTTATGACTACCTACCCCGATGCTGATGAATTTGCAGAAGCAAAGAAGAGGTATGAAAAACGTTTGTTTGAAGAATATACTGAAATCAATACACTTGATAACAACCTTAAATTTATTAACGAACACCCCACAAACCCCTATGTAAATCAAGCACACCAAAACATTTATGATATTTCTACCCACAACAAAACCATTGTTGCTTTTCATAATTTCATTAAAACTTTTCCAGAAAACCCTTTGGTATCAACAGCTTGGAGAATGTTATACAACCTTTCTACATTGGTTCATACGCCCGAAAACATTCAAAAATTTGTTGATGATTATCCCGACTACCCTTTTAAAAATGAGTTAAAAGAAGACTTTTTATTGGCAAACACCAATTTTTATCCGTTTCAAAAAGAAGGCTTATGGGGCTTTATCGATGATAGCTTACAAGTTGTAATTCCTTCCATTTACCAATGGGTAAGCAATTTCCACGAAGGCGTTGCTGTAGTGAGTCAAAACAACAAATTTGGGTACATCAATAAAGCTGGACAATTGGTTATTCCTTTTATGTACGACGAAGCCGATGTTTTTAAAAATGGCATGGCTGTAGTTGCTAAAGAAGAAAAATATGGCATCATCAATAGAGTTGGCGAAGAATTAGTTCCTACCATTTACGATGAAATTGGTGATGTAAAAAACCAACTCATTGCTGTTGAATTGGATGAAAAATTTGGTTTTATCGACCGATTAGGCAATTTAAAAGTAGGATTGGATTTTGATGCCGTTGGCGATTTCCAAAATGGTATTGCCTATGTAAAAAAGGATGATTTGTTTGGAATTATTGATACCAACTTGTACTACATTGTTAAGCCAAAATACGATTGGGTTGATTTATCCGATAGTAAATTCATCAGGGTAACCCAAAACGATTTGTACGGAATAATCAATGCTAAAGGAGATTCTATTTTGCCAACTGTTTACGACCACATTTCTGAACTAAAAAACGGAAGAGCTTTGGTGGTAAAAGATGATTTGTATGGTTACATTAATAGTATCGGAAAAACTGTTATTCCAATAAACCTTGAAGCAACAGAAGGTGTTATTAGTTGGGGATTGTTTAACGAGAAAGGATATGCTCGAGTTTTATCGAAAGGTAAAATTGGCTTAATCGATAGTTTAGGGCAAAAGTTTTTACCTGCTCTTTTTGAGGATGTTAGCAGCATCTCTAAAAACCTAATCGCTGTAAAACAAAAAGGAAAATGGGGTTATTGCGATTACCAAGCTAAATTAAAAATCCCTTACAACTTTCAGGAAACCAACGAATTTGTTAATGGTTTAGCTATAGTAAAAGCAAATGGTTTTTATGGTGTAATTGATGAAAAAGGAAATTTTGTTATTCCTGCAACTTACCAAGACTTAAACAGATTGACTATAACATTATTTACAGCTAAACAAAACGACTTGGTGGGTATTATTAATACTAAAAATGAAGTTGTGGAACCATTTAATTATTCGAAAATTGAGTTTACTGAAAACAACAAATTAATTCGATTGATTAGTGACGATGCTATTATTTATAAAAAGAGATAA
- the recF gene encoding DNA replication and repair protein RecF (All proteins in this family for which functions are known are DNA-binding proteins that assist the filamentation of RecA onto DNA for the initiation of recombination or recombinational repair.) codes for MLLKQLSVLNFKNCTELNVDFSEYVNCFLGNNGEGKTNILDAIYYLSFCKSYFNPIDSQNIKHEEPFFVLEGKYLQNNKEEKVYCGLKRGQKKTVKHNKKQYDRLADHIGKIPLVMISPIDILLIIEGSDVRRKFIDGIVAQYDNQYLSNLLLYNKALNHRNLLLKSFWLNRNFDKDSLEVWNEQLVKYGQAIYESRKKFVEDFIPIFQKYYTTLSNNFELVSLNYVSQLNEEPFDTLLTNNLDKDRANHYTNFGIHKDDLEFVIGDLPLKKFGSQGQQKTYLLALKLAQAELIKNISNKKVIFLLDDIFDKLDENRMKQLLNIVGNGNFGQIFITDTSLTRIPEILTQEKITFKAYKIQKGEALHV; via the coding sequence ATGTTATTGAAACAGCTTTCTGTACTAAATTTTAAAAATTGCACCGAACTTAATGTTGATTTTTCGGAGTACGTAAATTGTTTTTTGGGTAACAATGGCGAGGGTAAAACCAATATCTTGGATGCTATATATTACCTCTCGTTTTGCAAAAGTTATTTCAATCCCATTGATAGTCAAAACATTAAACACGAAGAACCTTTTTTTGTGTTGGAAGGCAAATACTTGCAAAACAACAAGGAAGAAAAAGTGTATTGCGGCTTAAAACGCGGTCAGAAAAAAACAGTAAAACACAACAAAAAACAATACGATAGATTGGCTGACCACATTGGTAAAATTCCTTTGGTGATGATTTCGCCCATTGATATTTTGTTGATTATTGAAGGAAGCGATGTGCGTCGTAAGTTTATTGATGGAATTGTTGCTCAATACGACAATCAATATTTAAGTAATTTATTGTTGTACAACAAAGCTTTGAATCACCGAAACTTGTTATTAAAATCGTTTTGGTTAAACCGAAATTTTGATAAAGATTCGCTAGAGGTTTGGAACGAGCAGTTGGTAAAATACGGACAAGCCATTTACGAATCGCGCAAAAAATTTGTGGAAGATTTTATCCCTATTTTCCAAAAGTATTACACCACATTGAGTAATAATTTTGAGTTGGTGAGCTTAAATTATGTGTCGCAATTAAACGAAGAGCCTTTTGATACCTTGTTGACAAACAACTTGGATAAAGACCGTGCCAACCATTATACCAATTTTGGCATTCACAAAGACGATTTGGAATTTGTAATTGGCGATTTACCTTTAAAAAAGTTTGGTTCGCAAGGGCAACAAAAAACCTATTTGTTGGCTTTAAAATTGGCTCAAGCCGAATTGATTAAAAACATTAGTAACAAAAAAGTAATTTTTTTGCTCGACGATATTTTTGATAAACTCGACGAAAACCGCATGAAACAACTCTTAAATATTGTTGGGAATGGTAACTTTGGACAAATATTTATAACCGACACCAGTTTAACCCGAATACCTGAAATTTTAACACAAGAAAAGATTACTTTTAAAGCGTACAAAATACAAAAAGGAGAAGCCCTACATGTCTGA
- a CDS encoding DUF721 domain-containing protein → MSDQPLKPFIDKLLRAYGYQDQLDEMDLVAAYEELVGKMYCKHTKSINFKNKVLYVKLDSAALKQELSFKKEEIITRLNQKLGRRIVEQLDIK, encoded by the coding sequence ATGTCTGACCAACCCTTAAAACCATTTATTGACAAGCTGTTGCGTGCCTATGGTTATCAGGACCAATTGGACGAAATGGATTTGGTGGCAGCATACGAGGAGTTGGTGGGTAAAATGTATTGCAAACACACTAAAAGCATTAATTTTAAAAACAAGGTGTTGTACGTAAAACTCGATTCGGCTGCATTAAAGCAAGAGTTGAGTTTTAAAAAAGAAGAAATTATTACCCGATTGAACCAGAAGTTAGGCAGAAGAATTGTTGAACAATTAGACATTAAATAA
- a CDS encoding transporter substrate-binding domain-containing protein produces the protein MLKSISYITIISIAIFFSSCDSGVEKMEPIYRDFDTIQQEGTLTALINYGSTSYFIYKGVPQGFEYELLRMYSDKIGVNLKVVPIQSIDSVFIQLNKGDADVVAANLTVTEERLEQVSFTHPILITKQVLIQRKPDNWKKMKKKQMEDSLLRSVMELGGKTIVVRENSSFYKELKKVSKDIKQKIHIELVPGTLTSEELIEQVANKEIEFTIADKNIAMVNQWYYPNIDAELVIKDHQDIAWAVRNNSDSLLKSMNSWLAEFQKTRKFKSLYNKYFKNQHLVSGRTKHKYFTLLSGQISPYDDLIKKYAPEIGWDWELLAALIYQESHFNNDALGWGGSFGLMQFMPETGARFGVDASSGPEQNIKAGVKYIKRLNDIWKEHISDTLERIPFILASYNAGPGHVIDAKNLAEKYKKNPFLWKDVSFFLLNKSKPKYYKDPVVKSGYCKGFVAYDYANEIMERYHHYKNITSSSLKLEVASKK, from the coding sequence ATGTTAAAATCAATTTCATACATCACTATTATTTCAATTGCTATATTTTTTAGCAGTTGTGATAGTGGTGTTGAAAAAATGGAACCCATTTATCGTGATTTTGATACCATCCAACAAGAAGGAACATTAACGGCATTAATCAATTACGGCTCTACCAGTTATTTTATATATAAAGGAGTGCCTCAAGGTTTTGAATATGAGTTGTTAAGAATGTATTCAGATAAAATTGGGGTAAATCTAAAGGTTGTTCCTATTCAAAGCATTGATAGTGTTTTTATTCAATTAAACAAAGGAGATGCTGATGTGGTTGCGGCGAACTTAACAGTTACCGAAGAACGTTTGGAACAAGTAAGTTTTACTCATCCCATATTAATTACCAAACAAGTGTTGATTCAGCGCAAGCCAGATAATTGGAAAAAAATGAAAAAGAAACAAATGGAGGATTCTCTTTTACGTTCTGTGATGGAATTGGGAGGTAAAACCATTGTGGTAAGAGAAAATTCGTCGTTTTATAAGGAGTTAAAAAAAGTATCGAAAGACATTAAACAAAAAATTCATATTGAATTGGTTCCAGGTACACTAACATCGGAAGAATTGATTGAACAAGTTGCAAACAAAGAAATTGAGTTTACCATTGCCGATAAAAATATTGCCATGGTTAATCAATGGTATTATCCAAATATTGATGCGGAGTTAGTAATAAAAGACCATCAAGATATTGCTTGGGCAGTTAGAAATAATTCGGATAGTTTATTAAAGTCGATGAACAGTTGGTTGGCAGAATTTCAAAAAACCAGAAAATTTAAATCGTTGTACAATAAGTATTTTAAAAATCAACATTTAGTTAGTGGAAGAACAAAGCACAAGTATTTTACGTTGTTATCCGGTCAAATTTCTCCATACGACGATTTAATAAAAAAATATGCTCCAGAAATTGGATGGGACTGGGAGTTGTTGGCTGCCTTAATTTATCAGGAATCGCATTTTAATAATGATGCATTAGGATGGGGTGGTTCCTTTGGTTTAATGCAATTTATGCCCGAAACAGGTGCTCGTTTTGGAGTTGATGCTTCATCTGGTCCTGAGCAAAATATTAAAGCAGGGGTTAAATACATAAAGCGTTTAAATGATATTTGGAAAGAACACATCAGTGACACTTTAGAGCGTATTCCTTTTATTTTGGCTAGTTACAATGCTGGTCCAGGACATGTTATTGATGCTAAGAATTTGGCTGAAAAATACAAGAAGAATCCTTTTTTGTGGAAAGATGTTAGTTTTTTCCTTCTAAACAAGTCTAAACCAAAATACTACAAAGATCCAGTTGTAAAAAGTGGATATTGTAAGGGTTTTGTAGCTTACGATTATGCCAATGAAATAATGGAGCGTTATCACCATTACAAGAACATCACAAGTAGCTCGTTAAAGTTAGAAGTAGCAAGTAAAAAATAG